The following proteins are encoded in a genomic region of Zea mays cultivar B73 chromosome 9, Zm-B73-REFERENCE-NAM-5.0, whole genome shotgun sequence:
- the LOC100284498 gene encoding CASP-like protein 2C3 isoform X1, which yields MAAAARVSEVKAEGLLRGACAALAAAAALLVGLSTQTETVLLVRKKATVKDVQALWVLAMAAAAAAGYHLLQLLKCLYLGRVGGARPCRRSSRALAWTCLLLDKACVVALDGAHAVQWTKLCNIYTRFCEQVAGSLVLGMLAAVGTAVLSAASARNVFRHYSSLETYAAH from the exons ATGGCGGCCGCGGCGAGGGTGTCGGAGGTGAAGGCCGAGGGCCTCCTGCGGGGCGCGTGCGCGGCGCTGGCCGCGGCGGCCGCGCTGCTGGTGGGGCTCAGCACGCAGACGGAGACGGTGCTGCTCGTCAGGAAGAAGGCCACCGTCAAGGACGTCCAGGCCCTCTG GGTGCTGGCCATGGCGGCCGCGGCAGCGGCGGGCTACCACCTGCTGCAGCTGCTCAAGTGCCTCTACCTCGGCCGCGTCGGCGGCGCGCGCCCCTGCCgccggagcagcagggctctggcCTGGACATGCCTCCTGCTCGACAAG GCGTGCGTGGTCGCGCTGGACGGCGCGCACGCGGTGCAGTGGACCAAGCTCTGCAACATCTACACGCGCTTCTGCGAGCAGGTCGCCGGCAGCCTCGTGCTCGGGATGCTGGCCGCCGTCGGCACCGCCGTCCTCTCGGCCGCCTCCGCGCGCAACGTCTTCCGCCACTACTCGTCGTTGGAGACCTACGCCGCGCACTAG
- the LOC100284498 gene encoding CASP-like protein 2C3 → MAAAARVSEVKAEGLLRGACAALAAAAALLVGLSTQTETVLLVRKKATVKDVQALWVLAMAAAAAAGYHLLQLLKCLYLGRVGGARPCRRSSRALAWTCLLLDKACAYTTFATTVAAAQACVVALDGAHAVQWTKLCNIYTRFCEQVAGSLVLGMLAAVGTAVLSAASARNVFRHYSSLETYAAH, encoded by the exons ATGGCGGCCGCGGCGAGGGTGTCGGAGGTGAAGGCCGAGGGCCTCCTGCGGGGCGCGTGCGCGGCGCTGGCCGCGGCGGCCGCGCTGCTGGTGGGGCTCAGCACGCAGACGGAGACGGTGCTGCTCGTCAGGAAGAAGGCCACCGTCAAGGACGTCCAGGCCCTCTG GGTGCTGGCCATGGCGGCCGCGGCAGCGGCGGGCTACCACCTGCTGCAGCTGCTCAAGTGCCTCTACCTCGGCCGCGTCGGCGGCGCGCGCCCCTGCCgccggagcagcagggctctggcCTGGACATGCCTCCTGCTCGACAAG GCGTGCGCGTACACGACGTTCGCGACGACGGTGGCGGCGGCGCAGGCGTGCGTGGTCGCGCTGGACGGCGCGCACGCGGTGCAGTGGACCAAGCTCTGCAACATCTACACGCGCTTCTGCGAGCAGGTCGCCGGCAGCCTCGTGCTCGGGATGCTGGCCGCCGTCGGCACCGCCGTCCTCTCGGCCGCCTCCGCGCGCAACGTCTTCCGCCACTACTCGTCGTTGGAGACCTACGCCGCGCACTAG